Proteins from a single region of Pyxidicoccus trucidator:
- a CDS encoding peptidylprolyl isomerase — protein MGMMDEAQAGKDLYATFDTTQGQIVVRLFAKDAPKTVTSFVGLATGELEFADPQSGEKTKKPFYDGVIFHRVIPGFMVQAGDPTGTGRGGPGFNVPDEYQSGRTFDKVGLLATANIGRPNTNGSQFFITTSKPTYLNNKHTIFGEVVSGYDVVEKIANAPRDGSDRPRQDVRINKLTISTTQP, from the coding sequence ATGGGAATGATGGACGAGGCCCAGGCGGGCAAGGACCTGTACGCCACCTTCGACACCACGCAGGGGCAGATTGTCGTGCGCCTGTTCGCGAAGGACGCGCCGAAGACGGTGACCAGCTTCGTGGGCCTGGCGACGGGCGAGCTGGAGTTCGCGGACCCCCAGTCCGGCGAGAAGACGAAGAAGCCGTTCTACGACGGCGTCATCTTCCACCGCGTGATTCCGGGCTTCATGGTTCAAGCCGGCGACCCCACGGGCACTGGCCGCGGTGGCCCGGGCTTCAACGTCCCGGACGAGTACCAGAGCGGTCGCACCTTCGACAAAGTGGGCCTGCTGGCCACGGCCAACATCGGCCGCCCCAACACCAACGGCAGCCAGTTCTTCATCACCACGTCCAAGCCGACGTACCTCAACAACAAGCACACCATCTTCGGTGAGGTGGTAAGCGGCTACGACGTGGTGGAGAAGATCGCCAACGCGCCGCGCGACGGGAGCGACCGCCCGCGCCAGGACGTGCGCATCAACAAGCTGACCATTTCGACGACCCAGCCGTAG
- a CDS encoding acyl-CoA dehydrogenase family protein, which produces MDFELPESHRALQSSLRDFCERRVKPYAREWDKDEKFPLEVVRELGQLGVMGMLVAEEYGGAAMDSLAVAVAVEEIARYDGSLALTVASHNGLGTSHLRIFGTDAQRKKYLPKLATGEFLGAWGLTEPGSGSDASSMKTTAVRKGNNWVLNGTKMFITQGTVGDVFVVLAVTSPQKRQKGITAFLLEKGMPGFSQRAIHGKLGMRSSDTAELILENVEVPDSFRVGEVDHGFIDTMKILDRGRITIGALAVGLGRGALEESVRYSRERTAFGQPISEFQGLRWMMADMQTEMDAARLLVHRAARLADEGKPYSKEASMGKLFASEAAMRACNKAVQIHGGYGYTREFPVERYLRDAKLCEIGEGTSEIQRTIIAREIFKGE; this is translated from the coding sequence ATGGATTTCGAACTTCCTGAAAGCCACCGCGCCCTCCAGTCCTCCCTCCGAGACTTCTGCGAACGCCGGGTGAAGCCGTACGCCCGCGAGTGGGACAAGGACGAGAAGTTCCCGCTCGAGGTGGTGCGGGAGCTGGGACAGCTGGGCGTCATGGGCATGCTGGTCGCCGAGGAGTACGGCGGGGCGGCCATGGACTCGCTCGCCGTGGCGGTCGCCGTGGAGGAGATCGCCCGCTATGACGGCTCGCTCGCGCTGACGGTGGCGAGCCACAACGGCCTGGGCACCAGCCACCTGCGCATCTTCGGCACCGACGCCCAGCGCAAGAAGTACCTGCCGAAGCTGGCCACCGGCGAGTTCCTCGGCGCCTGGGGCCTGACTGAGCCGGGGTCCGGCTCGGACGCCTCCAGCATGAAGACGACGGCGGTGCGCAAGGGCAACAACTGGGTGCTCAACGGCACCAAGATGTTCATCACCCAGGGCACCGTCGGCGACGTCTTCGTGGTGCTGGCAGTGACTTCGCCGCAGAAGCGGCAGAAGGGCATCACCGCGTTCCTGCTGGAGAAGGGCATGCCGGGCTTCAGCCAGCGCGCCATCCACGGCAAGCTGGGCATGCGCTCCTCGGACACCGCCGAGCTCATCCTGGAGAACGTCGAGGTGCCGGACTCCTTCCGCGTGGGCGAGGTGGACCACGGCTTCATCGACACGATGAAGATCCTCGACCGCGGCCGCATCACCATCGGCGCGCTGGCGGTGGGCCTGGGCCGGGGCGCCCTGGAGGAGTCCGTCCGCTACTCGCGCGAGCGCACCGCCTTCGGCCAGCCCATCAGCGAGTTCCAGGGCCTGCGCTGGATGATGGCGGACATGCAGACGGAGATGGACGCGGCGCGGCTGCTGGTGCACCGCGCGGCCCGGCTGGCGGACGAGGGCAAGCCGTACTCGAAGGAAGCCTCCATGGGGAAGCTCTTCGCCTCCGAGGCGGCCATGCGCGCCTGCAACAAGGCGGTGCAGATCCACGGCGGCTACGGCTACACCCGTGAGTTCCCCGTCGAGCGCTACCTGCGCGACGCCAAGCTTTGTGAGATTGGCGAGGGAACGAGCGAAATCCAGCGCACCATCATCGCCCGCGAGATCTTCAAAGGGGAGTGA
- a CDS encoding enoyl-CoA hydratase-related protein yields the protein MPEFKVDARGAIEIWTIDGEGRRNAISRAMLTELGAMVARVSTGRDVRAVILTGAGDKAFCAGADLKERATMVEDDVRAFLDGLRRTFRAIEQSDCVFIAAINGAAFGGGTELALACDLRVAAPAAELGLTETRLGIIPGGGGTQRLARLIGVGRAKDLILTARSVNAAEAFSVGLVNRLAPEGHLLEVAFGLAEAVVKNAPIAVSTAKHAIDEGTGLELDDALALELRRYEEILKTEDRLEGLRAFAEKRPPVYKGR from the coding sequence ATGCCGGAATTCAAGGTCGACGCACGGGGTGCCATCGAGATCTGGACCATCGACGGCGAGGGCCGCCGCAACGCCATCAGCCGGGCGATGCTGACGGAGCTGGGGGCGATGGTTGCGCGCGTGTCCACCGGTCGCGACGTCCGCGCCGTCATCCTCACAGGCGCGGGCGACAAGGCCTTCTGCGCGGGCGCGGACCTGAAGGAGCGCGCCACCATGGTCGAGGACGACGTCCGCGCCTTCCTCGACGGGCTGCGACGCACCTTCCGCGCCATCGAGCAGAGCGACTGCGTCTTCATCGCCGCCATCAACGGCGCGGCCTTTGGCGGCGGCACCGAGCTGGCGCTGGCGTGCGACCTGCGCGTCGCCGCGCCCGCGGCGGAGCTGGGGCTGACGGAGACGCGGCTGGGCATCATCCCCGGCGGCGGCGGCACGCAGCGGCTGGCGCGGCTGATTGGCGTGGGCCGCGCGAAGGACCTCATCCTCACCGCGCGCAGCGTCAACGCGGCGGAGGCCTTCAGTGTGGGGCTGGTGAACCGGCTCGCTCCGGAGGGGCACCTGCTGGAGGTGGCCTTCGGACTGGCGGAAGCGGTGGTGAAGAACGCGCCCATCGCCGTGTCCACGGCCAAGCACGCCATCGACGAGGGCACCGGTCTGGAGCTGGACGACGCGCTGGCGCTGGAGCTGCGCCGCTACGAGGAGATCCTCAAGACGGAGGACCGGCTGGAGGGCCTGCGCGCCTTCGCCGAGAAGCGTCCGCCCGTCTACAAGGGCCGGTAG
- a CDS encoding YtxH domain-containing protein, which produces MFAAKKTKWMAKGLAKSDLIRKVVAHKLINDLPRAARDTWDDFDPDDVLRVVGLTTRKPATLGLGGLGVFILGVAAGGVAALLLAPKTGTELRTTVKDKAMGYMNKQNVNIGPEKTASA; this is translated from the coding sequence ATGTTCGCAGCGAAGAAGACCAAATGGATGGCGAAGGGGTTGGCCAAGAGCGACCTGATCCGCAAGGTCGTGGCGCACAAGCTCATCAACGACCTGCCCCGCGCGGCGCGGGACACCTGGGATGACTTTGACCCGGATGACGTGCTGCGTGTGGTGGGGCTGACCACCCGCAAGCCCGCGACCCTGGGCCTGGGGGGCCTGGGCGTCTTCATCCTCGGCGTGGCTGCCGGTGGCGTGGCGGCGCTGCTCCTCGCCCCGAAGACGGGCACCGAGCTGCGCACCACCGTCAAGGACAAGGCGATGGGCTACATGAACAAGCAGAACGTCAACATCGGCCCCGAGAAGACCGCGAGCGCCTGA
- the rnc gene encoding ribonuclease III — MTVSSPEKLSLAGRVQLLESRLGVTISRQDLAIEALTHKTYVNENPDLRLKDNQRLEFFGDAVVNLAVADRLWRRYPDVPEGFLTKVRARLVHEEGLALVARRIPLGDLLLLGRGEDKYKGREKNSLLADAMEAVFGAVYLSGGMEPVLQLVDRFFAELIDEAATSLDKDYKTALGQLVHERLKMPPKYRVVSESGPEHSKTFEVEVIIGEEPFARATGRSKKEAEQAAARVTLDMFSQRLAPNPAPAPASEPSAPTPDETSRGDTPT; from the coding sequence ATGACGGTGAGCAGTCCCGAGAAACTCAGCCTCGCCGGGCGGGTGCAGCTCCTCGAGTCCCGCCTGGGAGTCACCATCTCCCGGCAGGACCTGGCGATTGAAGCGCTTACCCACAAGACGTACGTCAACGAGAACCCGGACCTGCGCCTGAAGGACAACCAGCGCCTGGAGTTCTTTGGCGACGCGGTGGTCAACCTCGCGGTCGCCGACCGGCTCTGGCGGCGCTACCCGGACGTGCCCGAGGGTTTCCTCACCAAGGTCCGTGCCCGCCTCGTCCACGAGGAAGGGCTGGCCCTGGTGGCCCGGCGGATTCCACTGGGAGACCTGCTGCTGCTGGGACGGGGCGAGGACAAGTACAAGGGGCGTGAGAAGAACTCGCTGCTGGCGGACGCCATGGAGGCCGTCTTCGGCGCCGTGTACCTCAGCGGGGGCATGGAGCCGGTGCTCCAACTGGTGGACCGATTCTTCGCGGAGCTCATCGACGAGGCGGCCACCAGCCTGGACAAGGACTACAAGACGGCCCTGGGCCAGCTCGTCCACGAGCGGCTGAAGATGCCCCCGAAGTACCGGGTGGTGTCGGAGTCCGGTCCGGAACACTCCAAGACCTTCGAGGTGGAGGTCATCATCGGCGAGGAGCCCTTCGCGCGCGCCACGGGGCGCAGCAAGAAGGAGGCGGAGCAGGCCGCGGCCCGGGTGACCCTGGACATGTTCTCGCAGCGGCTGGCGCCGAACCCGGCCCCCGCACCCGCGAGCGAGCCCTCCGCGCCCACACCGGACGAAACGTCACGGGGCGACACCCCGACGTGA
- a CDS encoding peptidylprolyl isomerase yields the protein MRPSSLRMTLALVACLLAGTASAAAGKWTKKVESGKDLYATLKTSQGDIIVRLFSKDAPKTVANFVGLASGEKEWRDPQSGKMSKKPMYDGTVFHRVIPDFMIQGGDPTGTGMGDPGYRFEDEFKSERGFNKVGLLAMANAGPNTNGSQFFITTTTPTYLNNKHTIFGEVVQGYDVVTKIGGVARDNRDRPQTPVVINRVVLSDKAPAGVAAPAPGSAMGGRESATAPKKASPKKVPETAPVPAPGATPASPAP from the coding sequence ATGCGACCCTCCTCCCTCCGTATGACGCTCGCGCTGGTGGCCTGCCTGCTGGCGGGTACCGCCTCGGCCGCCGCCGGCAAGTGGACGAAGAAGGTCGAGTCCGGCAAGGACCTCTACGCCACGCTCAAGACGAGCCAGGGCGACATCATCGTCCGCCTCTTCTCCAAGGACGCCCCCAAGACGGTGGCCAACTTCGTGGGCCTGGCCTCGGGTGAGAAGGAGTGGAGGGACCCGCAGTCCGGAAAGATGTCGAAGAAGCCGATGTACGACGGCACGGTGTTCCACCGGGTCATCCCCGACTTCATGATTCAGGGCGGAGACCCGACGGGCACCGGCATGGGTGACCCGGGCTACCGCTTCGAGGACGAGTTCAAGAGCGAGCGGGGCTTCAACAAGGTCGGCCTGCTGGCCATGGCCAACGCGGGCCCCAACACCAACGGCAGCCAGTTCTTCATCACCACCACCACGCCCACGTACCTGAACAACAAGCACACCATCTTCGGCGAGGTGGTGCAGGGCTACGACGTGGTGACGAAGATTGGCGGCGTGGCCCGGGACAACCGGGACCGACCTCAGACGCCGGTGGTCATCAACCGGGTGGTGCTGAGCGACAAGGCGCCTGCGGGCGTCGCGGCTCCGGCCCCGGGCTCGGCAATGGGTGGCAGGGAGTCGGCCACGGCGCCGAAGAAGGCTTCGCCGAAGAAGGTTCCAGAGACGGCTCCGGTGCCGGCTCCGGGCGCGACGCCGGCCTCGCCGGCGCCGTGA
- a CDS encoding acyl-CoA carboxylase subunit beta, whose amino-acid sequence MSQDSKLLEKIAQVEKGGAEKYHAKNKEAGKLFARDRIRLLVDEGSFVEDAKLANNLDADLPSDGVIIGLGKVAGRTVAIMANDSTVKAGSWGARTVEKILRIQETARALRCPLFYLVDSAGARITDQVEMFPGRRGAGRIFYNEVHMSGFVPQVCLLFGPSAAGGAYIPAFCDLVIMVDGNASMYLGSPRMAEMVIGEKVTLEEMGGAKMHCSISGVGDVLVKTEEEAIAAAKKYIGFFPENFSQRPPEAPKLAPKASGKRVDEIVPVDQNKPFDMHALIKELIDEDSWFEVKKLFAQELITGLARIDGMPVGIVANQPKYKGGVLFVDSADKAARFIWLCDAFNIPLLYLADVPGFMIGTKVERAGIIRAGAKMISAVSEASVPKICVVVRKAYGAGLYAMSGPGFAPDATLALPGAMIAVMGPEAAVNAVYYNKIQELPEADRPAYVQKLRDEYRADVDIYKLASELIIDEIVPGDSLRQELTQRYRLYSQRHAPRAEKKHGVYPV is encoded by the coding sequence ATGTCCCAAGACTCGAAGCTGCTGGAGAAGATCGCCCAGGTAGAGAAGGGTGGCGCGGAGAAGTACCACGCGAAGAACAAGGAGGCGGGCAAGCTCTTCGCTCGCGACCGCATCCGCCTGCTGGTGGATGAAGGTTCCTTCGTCGAGGACGCCAAGCTCGCCAACAACCTGGACGCGGACCTGCCCTCGGACGGTGTCATCATCGGCCTCGGCAAGGTGGCCGGCCGCACCGTGGCCATCATGGCCAATGACTCCACGGTGAAGGCGGGAAGCTGGGGCGCCCGCACGGTGGAGAAGATCCTCCGCATCCAGGAGACGGCCCGCGCGCTGCGCTGCCCGCTCTTCTATCTGGTGGACTCCGCCGGCGCTCGCATCACCGACCAGGTGGAGATGTTCCCCGGCCGCCGGGGCGCGGGCCGCATCTTCTACAACGAAGTGCATATGTCCGGCTTCGTGCCCCAGGTGTGCCTGCTCTTCGGGCCGTCCGCCGCCGGTGGCGCGTACATCCCCGCCTTCTGCGACCTGGTCATCATGGTGGACGGCAACGCCTCCATGTACCTGGGCAGCCCCCGCATGGCGGAGATGGTGATTGGCGAGAAGGTGACGCTGGAGGAGATGGGCGGCGCGAAGATGCACTGCTCCATCTCCGGTGTCGGCGACGTGCTGGTGAAGACGGAGGAGGAGGCCATCGCCGCCGCGAAGAAGTACATCGGCTTCTTCCCGGAGAACTTCAGCCAGCGTCCGCCCGAGGCGCCCAAGCTCGCGCCCAAGGCCAGCGGCAAGCGCGTGGACGAGATCGTCCCCGTGGACCAGAACAAGCCCTTCGACATGCATGCGCTCATCAAGGAGCTCATCGACGAGGACAGCTGGTTCGAGGTGAAGAAGCTCTTCGCCCAGGAGCTCATCACCGGCCTGGCCCGCATCGACGGCATGCCGGTGGGCATCGTCGCCAACCAGCCCAAGTACAAGGGCGGCGTGCTGTTCGTGGACAGCGCGGACAAGGCGGCGCGCTTCATCTGGCTGTGTGATGCATTCAACATCCCGCTGCTCTACCTGGCGGACGTGCCGGGCTTCATGATCGGCACCAAGGTGGAGCGCGCCGGCATCATCCGCGCTGGCGCGAAGATGATCTCCGCCGTGTCCGAGGCCAGCGTCCCGAAGATCTGCGTGGTGGTGCGCAAGGCCTACGGCGCCGGCCTGTACGCCATGAGCGGCCCCGGCTTCGCGCCGGACGCCACCCTGGCGCTGCCCGGGGCGATGATCGCCGTCATGGGTCCGGAGGCGGCCGTCAACGCCGTCTACTACAACAAGATCCAGGAGCTGCCCGAGGCCGACCGCCCCGCCTACGTCCAGAAGCTGCGCGACGAGTACAGGGCCGACGTGGACATCTACAAGCTGGCCAGCGAGCTCATCATCGATGAGATCGTCCCCGGTGACAGCCTGCGTCAGGAGCTGACCCAGCGTTACCGGCTGTACTCCCAGCGCCATGCGCCCCGTGCCGAGAAGAAGCACGGTGTCTATCCCGTCTGA